One Oceanispirochaeta sp. M1 DNA window includes the following coding sequences:
- a CDS encoding HEAT repeat domain-containing protein, giving the protein MTALWSEEDEKINRRYLSIIILILSLLSLTACSVLDPLRLTVENDRQTIMEEILKRNRVYTVRSSDEDILIDLLNEPDPQIRQAVVRLIEQNPSQPLYDALITAVSDDSDNVSAEAQRVLMDQWEDSYKAVLRGLNSSKSKTLYTSIDLIRKKESQDVSVYLLTLFSDPRPTVRASASRGFVALNEYEHPWFQTLLQSPQPLVRQTAVETLPRFKNPEIIPSLIGFILDPVPDIRTAAIFGISEFDRKALPALHETMRFTANKELRLSVLELIDGILEPESIPVLVDLLSDEDALIAAKSAEVLYRQGGDCVPELLARMPFMDTEALLLSFDLIRRFQDQRGLVRVIEYFDYDESLIRLSAVETVRSFSVDAFPVLVDTLDSGTEEIKYQALLLLTEQWASSLVYDFDKSEYPVNHIFYFFETLSQEEVITFLNHVDLPSRNLTALKNLYEIELSTRQYQDIRGIRNRESYPYLFFYKEWEDALISAELSRQSSFTYMHYYFDSGEEAWLTESKQLRDTASLFERSASTARDSALRSGALTSREDVALVSRYLYNRQQLSESWRALTSDIQSLAMLIFLRYSLDIQTVVRDYDYFRTLPRQNGPIPQNL; this is encoded by the coding sequence TTGACTGCATTATGGTCTGAGGAGGATGAAAAAATCAACAGAAGATATCTAAGCATCATCATTCTTATTCTCTCTCTCCTTAGTCTGACTGCCTGTTCCGTACTGGATCCTCTACGTCTTACAGTTGAGAATGACAGGCAGACTATCATGGAAGAGATCCTCAAGCGGAACCGTGTTTATACGGTGCGCAGCAGTGATGAAGATATTCTGATTGATCTTCTGAATGAACCTGATCCGCAGATCCGTCAGGCAGTTGTCCGTCTGATAGAACAGAATCCCTCACAGCCCCTCTATGATGCTCTGATTACGGCAGTTTCTGATGATAGTGATAATGTATCAGCTGAGGCCCAGAGAGTCCTCATGGACCAATGGGAGGATTCATATAAAGCTGTTTTAAGAGGGTTGAACTCAAGCAAATCAAAAACTCTCTATACTTCAATTGATCTTATTCGAAAAAAAGAGAGTCAGGATGTTTCGGTATATCTTTTAACTCTTTTCAGTGATCCCCGTCCCACTGTCCGGGCCAGCGCATCCAGAGGATTCGTTGCATTGAATGAGTATGAGCATCCCTGGTTTCAGACTCTGCTGCAGAGTCCTCAGCCCCTTGTGAGGCAGACCGCAGTAGAGACTCTTCCCCGTTTTAAAAATCCTGAAATTATTCCTTCTCTTATAGGATTTATACTGGACCCCGTTCCTGATATCCGGACAGCGGCGATTTTCGGAATATCCGAGTTTGACCGAAAAGCTCTTCCGGCTCTTCATGAGACCATGAGGTTTACAGCTAATAAAGAATTACGCCTGAGTGTTCTTGAACTAATTGATGGAATTCTGGAGCCTGAGAGTATACCCGTCCTGGTTGATCTCCTCAGTGATGAAGATGCTTTGATTGCAGCAAAATCTGCAGAGGTACTGTACCGCCAGGGGGGAGACTGTGTCCCCGAGCTTCTGGCCCGTATGCCTTTTATGGATACTGAGGCTCTTCTTCTCTCTTTTGATCTGATAAGACGTTTTCAGGATCAGAGAGGTCTTGTTCGTGTAATTGAGTATTTCGATTACGATGAATCTCTTATTCGTCTCAGTGCTGTTGAAACGGTACGCTCTTTCTCGGTAGATGCCTTTCCGGTTCTTGTTGATACTCTTGATTCCGGAACTGAGGAGATCAAGTATCAGGCTCTTCTGTTGCTTACTGAACAGTGGGCTTCTTCCCTGGTTTATGATTTTGACAAATCTGAATATCCCGTTAACCATATTTTTTATTTTTTTGAGACCCTGAGTCAGGAAGAGGTCATCACATTTTTAAATCATGTGGATCTGCCCAGTCGTAATCTTACTGCACTGAAAAACCTTTATGAAATTGAATTGAGTACAAGGCAGTATCAGGACATCAGAGGGATACGGAACAGGGAGTCTTACCCCTATCTTTTCTTTTACAAAGAGTGGGAGGATGCACTGATCTCGGCAGAGTTGAGCCGGCAGAGTTCCTTTACTTATATGCATTACTACTTTGACAGTGGAGAGGAAGCCTGGCTTACAGAGTCAAAACAACTCAGGGATACGGCGTCATTGTTTGAGCGTTCTGCTTCAACAGCCCGAGATTCTGCTCTACGCAGCGGTGCCCTTACAAGCAGGGAGGATGTGGCTCTGGTTTCCCGCTACCTGTATAACCGGCAGCAGTTGTCTGAAAGCTGGAGGGCTCTGACTTCAGATATTCAAAGCCTTGCTATGCTTATCTTTCTCCGTTATTCCCTGGATATTCAGACGGTAGTGAGAGATTATGATTATTTCAGAACCCTCCCGCGACAGAACGGTCCTATTCCTCAAAATCTTTAG